GATATTTTTTTGTGTAAGTAATATAATATGATAGGGTATGTAGCTCTTTCTACACACAAATGAAAAACGTCTATGGATGCAGATATAGGCTACGAGCATAAATGCATGCATATGCGTAGCCGAGTATAGCGAGTTTTTTTTTTTTTTAAGTGGATCCACGAATTCTTTTTGAATAGAAAGTCAATGTATCTAACCAATTATTTCACAGGAGTACTAGCTACTGAAGGTTATTTCAGAATCAAAAAAAGTAAAGTCAAAATCATTTAGCTTATTCTCTCAATTTCAATTGACCGCTACTGGATTTAGTATATCTAATATGAATTGGCGATCAGAACACATATGGATAGAACTTCTAAAAGGTTCTCGAAAAAGAGGTAATTTTTTCTGGGCCTGTATTCTTTTTCTAGGTTCATTAGGATTCTTAGCGGTTGGGGCTTCCAGTTATCTTGGTAAGAATATGATATCCGTACTTCCATCTCAACAAATTCTTTTTTTTCCACAGGGGGTCGTGATGTCTTTCTACGGAATCGCGGGCCTATTCATTAGCTCCTATTTGTGGTGCACTATTTTGTGGAATGTAGGCAGTGGTTATGACCGATTCGATAGAAAAGAGGGAATAGTGTGCATTTTTCGTTGGGGATTCCCTGGAATAAAACGTCGCATCTTCCTTCGATTCCTTGTGCGGGATATCCAATCAATTAGGATTCAGGTTAAAGAGGGTCTTTATCCTCGTCGTATCCTTTATATGGAAATCCGGGGCCAGGGGGTCATTCCCTTGACTCGTACTGATGAGAAGTTTTTTACTCCACGAGAAATTGAACAAAAAGCTGCCGAATTGGCCTATTTCTTGCGTGTACCAATTGAAGTATTTTGAGTACCAATTGCAATTTTTTGCAATTGTAAGGGGATTTTCGAGTATTTATCTAAAGGAAGGAACAAACGAGAATAAGAGAAAATTGCTTCTAATTTGTTTTATCCAAGTGAGATATATGGCATAATATTCTTCCATTTTTATATGAAAGGCCTTTTTTTTATTTCTCTATTCCACTCCATTTAGATCTAAGAAAGAACCCAATACAATGAAATTCCACTAGTATACAAAAAGATAAATAGATACAAACACAAGGTCTCAAACCTTGTTATAGAATTTGTGTTTCAAAGAAAAGAAATATCATATATATTCAGCGAATGAAATAGAGTCGGCGAATGAAGCGGATTCATTAACAACTCAATTTACAGATCAAAAATGAAAAAAAAGAAAGCATTGCCTTCTTTCCTATATCTTGTATTTATCGTACTTTTGCCCTGGGGAATCTCTTTCTCTTTTAACAAATGCCTGGAACTTTGGATTAAGAATTGGTGGAATACCAG
This region of Setaria italica plastid, complete genome genomic DNA includes:
- the ycf4 gene encoding photosystem I assembly protein ycf4, with the translated sequence MNWRSEHIWIELLKGSRKRGNFFWACILFLGSLGFLAVGASSYLGKNMISVLPSQQILFFPQGVVMSFYGIAGLFISSYLWCTILWNVGSGYDRFDRKEGIVCIFRWGFPGIKRRIFLRFLVRDIQSIRIQVKEGLYPRRILYMEIRGQGVIPLTRTDEKFFTPREIEQKAAELAYFLRVPIEVF